The proteins below are encoded in one region of Equus przewalskii isolate Varuska chromosome 1, EquPr2, whole genome shotgun sequence:
- the NRL gene encoding neural retina-specific leucine zipper protein, whose protein sequence is MALPPSPLAMEYVNDFDLMKFEVKREPSEGRSAPPTASLGSTPYSSVPPSPTFSEPGMVGATEGPRPGLEELYWLATLQQQLGAGEALGLSPEEAVELLQGQSPVPGEGPHGYYPGSPEETGAQHTQLAERFSDAALVSMSVRELNRQLRGCGRDEALRLKQRRRTLKNRGYAQACRSKRLQQRRGLEAERARLAAQLDALRAEVARLARERDLYKARCDRLTSSGPGSGDHAHFFL, encoded by the exons ATGGCACTGCCACCTAGCCCCCTGGCCATGGAATATGTCAATGACTTTGACTTGATGAAGTTTGAGGTAAAGCGGGAACCCTCGGAGGGGCGATCTGCCCCTCCTACAGCCTCACTGGGTTCCACCCCCTACAGCTCAGTGCCTCCTTCACCCACCTTCAGTGAGCCAGGCATGGTGGGGGCCACCGAGGGACCCCGGCCAGGCCTGGAGGAGCTGTACTGGCTGGCCACCCTACAGCaacagctgggggctggggaggcactGGGGCTGAGTCCGGAGGAGGCCGTGGAGCTGCTGCAGGGTCAGAGCCCAGTCCCTGGTGAGGGGCCCCATGGCTACTACCCAGGGAGCCCGGAGGAGACCGGAGCCCAGCATACCCAG CTGGCCGAGCGGTTTTCGGACGCGGCGCTGGTGTCGATGTCTGTGCGGGAGCTAAACCGGCAGCTGCGGGGCTGCGGGCGCGACGAGGCGCTGCGGCTGAAGCAGAGGCGCCGCACGCTGAAGAACCGCGGTTACGCGCAGGCCTGTCGCTCCAAGCGGCTGCAGCAGCGGCGCGGGCTGGAGGCCGAGCGTGCCCGCCTGGCCGCCCAGCTGGACGCGCTGAGGGCCGAGGTAGCCCGCCTGGCCAGGGAGCGCGACCTCTACAAGGCTCGCTGTGACCGGCTGACCTCGAGCGGCCCCGGGTCCGGGGACCACGCCCACTTCTTCCTCTGA